In a single window of the Cucumis melo cultivar AY chromosome 11, USDA_Cmelo_AY_1.0, whole genome shotgun sequence genome:
- the LOC103501930 gene encoding protein disulfide-isomerase 5-1 has product MRFHISSPIFPFLFISLLLLNTASLHRAEVLTLTADTFSDKIKEKDTVWFVKFCVPWCKHCKNLGSLWEDLGKAMEGEDEIEVGEVDCGSNKPVCSKVDIHSYPTFKLFYEGEEVAKYKGPRDVESLRIFALEESEKAAAKAEEDSDKEL; this is encoded by the exons ATGAGATTCCATATCTCATCTCCAATTTTTCCCTTTTTGTtcatctctcttcttcttctgaaCACAGCATCCCTCCACAGAGCTGAAGTTTTAACCCTAACTGCCGACACCTTCTCCGATAAG ATAAAGGAAAAGGATACTGTATGGTTTGTGAAATTTTGTGTTCCTTGGTGCAAGCACTG CAAGAATTTAGGATCATTATGGGAGGACCTGGGGAAGGCAATGGAAGGTGAGGATGAAATCGAGGTTGGAGAAGTTGATTGTGGTTCTAACAAACCAGTTTGTTCTAAAGTTGATATTCATTCATATCCTACATTTAAGCTTTTCTATGAAGGTGAAGAAGTTGCAAAGTATAAAG GGCCCAGAGATGTTGAATCTCTCAGAATCTTTGCTCTTGAAGAATCTGAAAAGGCAGCAGCAAAAGCAGAAGAGGACAGTGACAAAGAATTGTGA